The Argopecten irradians isolate NY chromosome 4, Ai_NY, whole genome shotgun sequence genome has a window encoding:
- the LOC138321177 gene encoding E3 ubiquitin-protein ligase TRIM45-like translates to MRDYELKLSYSMEEKDTAMDFIDGCVAELRLNDDVTRESEQVTSDKATKMTDGTNINFAKVDNCLETRGSACGTDAEARAATTVKSAIKLTLTPVIKSSEEKINSVEKPTRVSTSFTVVTNPTGVNGHIENGQHRTGSMVEDGIQAPCDVDTSCPVCGDRYIDPRVLPCLHSACLGCLYKLGISNGTGEQTLLHCPLCAEIVSTLTDIENLPPNTLMSTKTETVEMIKTENCRPPTVVCGFCCDEERAVAVVTCLDCASDLCQLCSDSHKRQRITRYHRLVCISTPEIMTNHADDTLHDVTTLKQLMQDTNHWKNKVKKRLDDIPTTTKELHENAQTVTKEIDIFIDSFVRAVELHRKSLLQQVNSILQGKDTKLQQQKDNLCRLLTSFENGYSIADDLAEYGTESEIAALETTVSQRLTKLIDSATKECIPVETTFTFCPEVKSEVFENFQMFGSVQGSQVCPAKCQVSTQDLSGAQVDIPCTVTLKTRDAEDEPFPDPAGLCAWVRCGVNGRRNLTVMMEGRECATYDMTFTPRHPGPHQLFVKINKQDISGCPCRFDVKPKWREHSGTWHCCSFCSSAGKMDVSCGCGSIVRGSRGCWHAHPGYPGGPHWTCCGKMLRQSECIYAIIKNNSNVLEATL, encoded by the exons ATGCGTGATTATGAACTTAAGTTGAGCTATAGTATGGAAGAGAAAGACACAGCTATGGATTTTATTGATGGGTGTGTAGCTGAGTTACGGCTGAATGATGACGTAACGAGAGAATCTGAACAGGTAACATCAGACAAGGCGACTAAAATGACAGACGGGACAAACATAAATTTCGCAAAGGTCGACAACTGCCTGGAGACACGTGGTAGCGCGTGCGGTACAGATGCCGAGGCACGTGCCGCCACAACAGTAAAGAGTGCTATTAAACTGACTTTGACACCAGTCATAAAATCGTCGGAGGAGAAAATCAATTCAGTGGAAAAGCCGACGAGAGTATCAACGAGTTTTACCGTGGTAACGAATCCCACAGGTGTCAATGGACATATTGAGAATGGTCAACACAGAACTGGCAGTATGGTTGAGGACGGGATACAAGCGCCATGTGATGTGGATACCTCATGTCCTGTGTGTGGGGACAGATACATCGATCCCAGGGTGTTACCATGCCTCCACTCGGCATGTTTAGGTTGTTTATACAAACTTGGTATCTCCAATGGCACAGGAGAACAAACTCTGCTACACTGTCCATTATGTGCGGAAATTGTTTCAACTTTAACAGACATTGAAAACCTACCACCGAACACGCTGATGTCTACTAAAACAGAAACTGTTGAAATGATAAAAACGGAAAATTGTAGACCCCCAACGGTCGTATGTGGATTTTGTTGTGATGAGGAGCGCGCGGTTGCCGTGGTTACGTGTCTTGACTGCGCGAGCGACTTATGTCAGCTGTGTTCTGATTCTCACAAACGTCAGAGGATAACTAGATATCACCGATTGGTGTGCATATCCACCCCGGAAATTATGACAAACCACGCAGACGACACGTTACACGACGTAACGACACTTAAACAACTCATGCAAGATACCAATCACTGGAAAAATAAAGTCAAAAAACGTTTAGACGATATACCGACAACGACAAAGGAACTTCACGAGAATGCTCAGACAGTGACAAAAGAGATTGATATCTTTATAGATTCTTTCGTCAGGGCTGTGGAACTTCATCGGAAGTCTCTCTTACAACAAGTAAATTCTATTTTACAGGGAAAAGACACAAAATTGCAACAACAGAAGGACAATTTGTGTCGTCTGCTGACCAGCTTTGAAAATGGCTACAGTATCGCGGACGATTTGGCGGAGTACGGTACCGAAAGTGAAATAGCAGCATTAGAAACAACCGTATCACAGAGACTTACAAAACTTATTGACAGTGCGACAAAGGAATGCATTCCAGTAGAAACAACGTTTACATTTTGTCCAGAAGTCAAATCTGAAGTTTTCGAAAACTTCCAAATGTTTGGAAGTGTCCAGGGATCCCAGGTGTGTCCCGCTAAATGTCAAGTGTCCACACAAG ATTTATCTGGAGCCCAAGTCGATATTCCCTGTACCGTAACTTTAAAAACACGGGATGCAGAAGACGAACCTTTCCCAGACCCCGCAGGACTTTGTGCTTGGGTGAGATGTGGAGTGAACGGACGAAG GAATCTTACCGTTATGATGGAAGGACGAGAATGTGCCACCTATGACATGACCTTTACTCCGCGACATCCGGGTCCTCATCAACTGTTTGTGAAAATCAACAAACAAGACATTTCG GGATGTCCATGCAGATTTGACGTGAAACCAAAATGGCGGGAGCATTCAGGTACATGGCATTGTTGTTCGTTCTGCTCGTCAGCAGGGAAGATGGACGTCTCTTGTGGCTGCGGGTCTATTGTCAGAG